A segment of the Bufo bufo chromosome 5, aBufBuf1.1, whole genome shotgun sequence genome:
ATTGATAGAAAAGTATTATTGTATGTCCCAACTATTTACCATTACACTTGATAGGGACCGAGGTGAACTAATATATGGTTCATGTTTGTGTAACACCCCCTTAGCCTATGTGACATCGCCCAAACTACATGTCTGTGTGACCCAGAGTCCATCAGACATTGCCAGAACACAGATGCATTTCTGTGTGACTTATAAATATGCCATGGAAACAATTATGGCTTCCCTTGAATGTGCACAAATcattataatatattttataattagggctcatgcacgggggaccacaatttgcggtccccaatgcacgggcaacatcggtGTGGCCTGCGGGACGGAtctagacccattcaacttgaatgggtccttgatccaaccgcactgcaaaaaagtagtgcatgcactatttttttgctgtgcggaggtaGGGACAGAAATACGACGgaagcactacgtagtgcttccgattcgtgcctccgttctgcaccgcaacttcgggattgtggacccattcaagtgaatgagtctgtgatgcggggtgcacactgcCGGttcccgtgttttgtggacctgccgtatgcgggccgcaatatggtcaCAGACGgtcaacggtcgtgttcatgagccacTTTTGATAAGGAAAATTGGCCATATCACAAGCTCTGGTCACTTTTACCAGCCCTGGctcattagattttttttcaatgaaccccCTTCATGGCTTATATTTATGCCATGGAACCAATAACTGCTGCCCTTGAATGTGCCCAAGTCATTATAGTATGCTTATAATTACACATAAATATATCATGGAAGCTCAGCGACAACTAGGGGACACCTCAGTATACTTACAACTCAATAGAGACCCCAGGTGGGATTATGAGAAACAAATTCAACACATACCTCAGGAAGGTTTTCTGGCTGGGTACATTGATGAGAAATCAAAAGATTTCCTTACTGTGACTCACCCTAACACACCGATGTTGTATTTATTGCCGAAAATACACAAGGATCTGCTAAATCCTCCTGGCAGACCAATTGTGTCAGGCACAGGATCATTGTTTAGCAAGGGTGCTGCGAACATATGCTGTGTCTGCCAAATCATATGTGCAAGATACTACTGGACACTACTATATCCACTGATGCTATCCTGGTATCTTTTGAAATCGTTAGCCACTATACATCCGTTAGACATGAGCTTGGTATTCAGGTGAATTGATGAATTCAGATTTTTCTCCGGGTTGCAAAGATTTTATTTTGACACTTTTACAtactattttgacttttttttttgcagttgagagggaccgccatggggacgaatgtggcGCCGACCTACGCGTTAGTCTATGTGTCGCACCACTTTGAGACACAGTTATtgacttttttagattttttaaacACGATAGATGATGACATAAAATTTACGATATGTTACTCAAGGGAGGAGCTTATCTTCCTTGATACAAAAATCATATTAAAAGACGATCAGATACATACTGACGTATATGTTAAACCTACTGACAAAAATACTTTGTTGAATTTCAACAGTGCACATCAACGTCAGATGATTAAATCACTCCCTTTAAGTCGGTTTTTACGGGCAAAACGTATCGTTAGTGATGAACCACTACTAAGTGCTACTTTGAATAGAATGACTAAGGCTTTTTCGAATCGGGGTTTTCCCAAATCTGTACTAGACGCCCAACTAGCGGCAACACATGCGTGTAACAGAGAAAGTTTACTTAAAAgatcaacatctaaaaaagctttaAATTGAATACCGCGGACAGTCCGGCTATTAACAAAATAATCAATAAACATTGGTCTGTACTTAGCAGGGAAATGAAGATGTCCAGGAGTTTAAAGTACGTCCTTTGTTTTCATATAGGAGGCAGAAAAATTTAAAGGATAGACTTGTACATACAGACGTTGGGCCACAAAAAAATCAGGACAAACGTTGTTACGTACATTAAAAATGGGTTGTTTTCCGTTTCTGAATTGTATCAACCGCCAATTTATacagaagtttttttttcaccctgttACCAATAAGAGGTTTTCCATTAGACACTTCCTAACCTGCGACTCAACCTTTGTTATATATGTCCTGTGGTGTCATTGTAACATGTTATACGTGGGCGAAACGTCCTTAGAATATAAGACAAGATGTAATCAACACCAGTATACCATCCGTAAAAAATGCATGGACTTGCCGGTGTCGAAGCATTTCACGGAATGTGGACATAAGGAGCGTGACCTCAGGTGCATGATTATTGATCATGTCCCAATCTCTCGGAGAGGTGGAAATAGGATTTTGTCCCTTAATAAACTTGAAATCTATTGGATCTCAAAACTCAATACATTAAAACCAGGAGGGTTAAATGTGGATTATAGACCTTGGATTGTAACCTAATTCGCACCATTTGAGCAGGAAGATATTGTCTGTCTCTTATGGTTTTTAGTGCCATTTTGAGAcaaatttttaccatttttgtttTACTTGCACGGCACTGGTGAGTTTGAGGTGATCGATCGAACCAGCGTGGATCTCTTATGTTTTTGGGCTTTACAAGTTCCCCAAAGCTGCAATtgtcaagatatatatatattccaaatGTGGACATATTGTGTTGTATGTTTTATCCCATTTTTATAAATTAATATGATATATGGTATATTTAACTTAGTGGGGATTGAGTTATGAACCCATCATTATAGCCCTTTACCCATGCAGTCATGTGTTTTCACGTGATCTGTTCCCCCTTGTAGCACGGAGGTTGCGATGCGGGCTGGAGACGTCGGGGGTGGGGGCGGGCACACTGTGATCATGTGTGGCCGCGTGGTATCTGTTGGCCCGCCTCCCTTAAGGCCCTCTGAGCGTGCATCGCTTCTCTGCGTTCCGGAAGAGAAGCCGGATATGTCGTGATCAGCTGACCACGGCACTTCCGCTATGGGACAGGAGCATGCACACTGTTTACTGGGAGAAGCCGACGTCCTACACCTTAAAAGAACAAATTTCGAAATCAGATTTTTCTCGGAAGTAACAAGTTTTACAACAAACCATTGAGAAGTTTACTTCTCAGTTGAAAGAGAGGAAGCACTATCAGTATGTAAGAGACACTACAGATTTTTGGGAGGGTCACATTTTTGACTATACGGTAGCAGAAAGCAGAATAAGGTGTTCAAGTGGATGGAGTGAGTtacatttgtttattattttttaactcctcaaTGGGCAttatactaagcattctgtattaagaatgctattattttcccttatagcaatgttataagggaaaataataaaatctacacaaaaccgatccccaaacttctgtgaagaagtccgggttcgggtaccaaacatgacgatttttctcacacgcgtgcaaaatgcagtaaaacacgcgtgcaaaacgcacccgcatcttgtctggccctcacacgcgacgcccgtgtgaaagaggccttagtgtggaTGAGGTCAGGATACTGAAAAAGGGTGTCTTGTACCCACTAACAAATTTGATCTTTTTAGATGGGTCAAAGACCTTAATCTGTTCATGCGTAGGATGAAGTGGAAGAAATTCTTCGCCACGCATGACAGAAGACTTGGGGATTGAAGTGAAGGATCTGGCTGAACTATGGGAAGAAAGTAATAGGGGTCTAGGAGAGGGACCATTCACCAAACTGCAACCGCCTTCCTCTAAAAATCAACCAGTGATCATACACCAATGGATGTGTTCCTTGAAGTGGTCACTGACCAACTGAGTGAGAAACAGAAGgaaaaaaatcccccaaaaaagagTGTTAATTACAGAGCTCTTTGGATGGAAGTACAAAAAGTCTAAGAATAACTGCAGGGCGCCCAAGGGAGGCGAGACTATCACAAAAGAATGTAGAAAAGGTGGGAGGCTGCCGATAGTGACTGAATATGTAGATAGAACTGCTACATATAGGGatacataaaagtaaaaataGCACAGCCACAGAGAAGGCGCCAATCGCTAATTGTCGCTGTCAAAAGTAGCAATAAAGAATGGGTGTGGTAAAATATAAATATAGTTTGAGTATAAAGAAAGATCAAAAtatataaaacctttttttttttggtaaaaaagTAAACAATTAACTCACTTCACCGGGGAGGTAGTCCTtgggataagctcaagacacccataaacttaaaaaaataaaaaatttgaatcttcGGAAAACACGGAAGTCGTATGGTAATTCTGGCAATTTCCTTTTATTGGTATCACAGCTAGGCTCAAAGCGTTTCTGAAGCGCTTCTTCAGGAGCAATCATTATACATATAAAAATGATAAAAGTATATGGGTATATCTTGTCTGTgggatttatatatgtgtttaaTGTGTATTTCCTCCTGATTTGTGcacgagtgggggggggggggggggggggatatgggaATTACATCACTTCCGGTTTCGGAACCTATGTGTTCCACAGTGGAATGTATGTTTAATAtcttacaaatatatatattcaccTTATATTGTGCGAGCACAGTATTGTTGTATCTAGATTGTGGCAATATAGTCCCCTAGTGGTGTTGAACGGcatgtcccatattcgaattcgtaaAATATTtgccaatattcgaattcgttatTATTTCGCATATGCGATAATTCGAAAATACATATTATGCGATACATTTAAAACTAACCCGACAAGCGTCACTTCACTGtgttgttagaatataccatcggatctaagttttccatacgttcgtgaaaactcagttccgatggtatattttaactactGCGGCAGGGTTAAtagcatttttcaaaaattcgcctATTAGCTGGCTGGATAATTCGCTTATTCGCTATATTAGTTTATTCGCTACATAACCACTCAAAATAATAAGTGTGATGCTATTGTGCGCGCGCATTATAGGCGTGGTTTATCGCGAGTACGTCAGGGTCAATagcatttttcaaatattcgcctaACCGCTGCCTGTTAGATAATTTGCCTATTCGATATAGTCGCTTATTCTCTCTATTCGTTTATTCGCTACATACACCACCTGTTAGTGTGTTGTGATTGTGCGCGCGCGCGCATTATAGGCGTGGTTTATCGCAAGTACGTCAGCTCCATTTTAAGAGTGAATCTTCCTGACAAGAGATAATGGTGGGCACAAAATTCCACGACGAAGAGAATGAACTCCTGCTAACCGTAAGTACAACACTTCATGTCATAACATTTTGAACGCATGTTCGCACCATATCTGTATAGTATAGTAATTATTAGGCAATAGTATGTTTAATACtatattcgcgcatgcgcagttatgCGGATATATATGCgcactaaatataactttatttttaatcatgtctgattagataatcatcattgttgtaataagtattgttttgacatcacagcactttgtaagatgtatgtatgtatgtatggacagcaaaaattatgttttagtgtctccatgttctaagaactatatatttttttttttttgagagattttcttatgtaggggctcattttttgcgggatgaggtgacggttttattggtaccattttgtgggacatacgcgtttttgatcacttggtgttgcaccttttgtaatgcaaggtgaaaaaaattgcttgttttgacagtttttttttttttttttacggtgttcatctgaggggttagttcatgtgatattttaatagagctggtttttacggacgcggcaatacctaatatgtatacttttttttatttgtttcactttaacacaataatagcatttttgaaactaaaaaaattatgttttaatgtctccatgttctaagagctatagtttttttattttttgagagattttcttatgtaggggctcattttttgcgggatgaggtgacggttttattggtaccatgttgttgcaccttttgtgatgcaagttgacaaaaattgtttttttttgacagtttttttgttttttttcacggtgttcacccgaggggttaggtcatgtgatatttttatagagctggtttttacggacgcggcaataccaaatatgtctatttaaaaaaaaaaaatgtattccttatttgtggcctttttttttttttttacatgtgaaacatttttttattttattttttcaaccctttatttattttttattttttttacacttttcgtcccccataaggtcatacaagacctctgggggacatttacttcactttttcttttttttttcactgttgatttctcctgtaactggagctgacatagtagccccagttacaggacaaatgcacccctatagaggctgtacagcagcaatcctgcgctgtacagcctcacagcagggctgatcgaggtctgtgaaagacctcacacagctcctgcactctccggtgtcggcggtcacatgaccgccgggccggaacagggagcgcatagcgcttcctgctctgcatatacagcgctcggtgagcgctgtgtatgcagcgatccagaaggcagggacacctgggcactgtccctgccttctctctgggttgacctgctgtcactgacagcgggcaacccgatcagcagctgcacgattagcgtgcagctgcagtttctgaacggacgttttaaaacgtggtttcagaaatagaggtccacccataggacgtttatatcctatgggcggacggaaagtggctAAAaactctcataagataagcatggtcctcactggagtgaactagcgcattttttttgcaactttttaaatagtcccaatagtaaatctgtctagagattcatctacataagaaaacacgcccactttcataaaactggcgagcatagtgcagagcaggagaaagtcgcaaatttgtgcgcagttttagcgtttgcgcattttcttgcaactttttcactccattattctgacttggggccagatttatcattagctcatgtCTTATTGGTCTGGAGAAGAATTTTAAATTTCTTCCTGCCATTATtttctggttcatttagcgttactcaGGGTGCACCACgaagaggcgaaccagctgtacaccccataccgtaccatcacttcactagacaggtacatatcAGATCAgccggccaatatccgattgatcagaccccacccacataaatcgcaatacaatcagatcttataacgtgaacattaaatataatatttccaccttctaacaaatactttttgctgtgttttggatgatatttattaataatccttgtatttCCTAAATTTTGTAATACatgtttgcatctttatcctgcagcgcatgttgaagAAGGGTTATGACAGGACCCGGAAGCAGGCCGAGAAGAGGGCAATCATCGTGGGAGTCGTCaacgtgttaaaaaaaaaatttggacgtAGCCACGACGAATTGCAGATTGTGAAGAAGTGGTCTGATTTGAAACGGAGGCACCCGGACTGGGTCGATGAGATCAGTCGCAGAGTCTGccctggtactttttttttttatcacccgttacaaattattacttatttttaccTGTTGTGAAACATAGCAAATCATCCTTTAACCtcatacatctctccctcgctgtgagtgtatatatatatatttatccacacagcgcggtagtgatgtatgatgtaaccggctgattttgtactttgcacacacacataataataaatatatgtgtgtgtatatctagataaacagcaatcatcaatctgtattagggctgtttcacacgagcagatgccgtgcgtgacatccgctgcgtgaatgacagccaagacccgatgcggacagcagaggcacggagcattaacatgactgataatgctctttgcctctctgtgatctctatactacaaaatcacagtgacaactttatctcactgtgatttcgtagtaaagagatcacagagaggcacggagcattatcagtcatgttaatgctccgtgcttctgctgtccgcatcgggtcttggctgtcattcacggagcagatgtcacgcacggcatccgctcgtgtgaaacagcccttaggcccctttcacacggacggatTTGGTCCAGATACGTAcagggtgtgttcagtgaaactcgcactattttgcaagaaaGTTGACTCAGTTtgatctgcgattgcattcagtttttttccgcgcgggtgcaatgcgttttgatgcgtttttcacgcgcgtgataaaaaacttaaGGTTTAgacacaacatctcttagcaaccatcagtgaaaaacggatcacacccccacttgcttgcggatgcaatgcgtttttcacgcagccccattcacttctatggggccagggctgcttgaaaaacgcagaatatagaacatgctgcgattttcatgcaacgcacaagtgatacgtcaaaaacaacgctcatgtacacagacccattgaaatgaatgggtcaggattcagtgcgggtgctattcgttcacgtcacgcattgcacccgcgcggaaaacttgctcgtgtgaaaggagccttacaataAAAGTCcccgtccatcattacattacatatatCCCCCACTTAGGTTAGTTTCATAATAGCGGCATGGACGTCGCCAGGCTGTTCCCTCAtgtgaacagcttgtcggatccgtcctgccgctagtgtacgtgtggccCCATACTACAgctccatcaccattgactttcaagggaTCATGGCGTTATTCCTGGGCATGAACATCTGCAAACCATGCCGACATGTTCTAGTTTTATTCTGTGCACCTCTCAGCATGGTTTATCGTTGTAGCCTTGGTATGACGCCCCGTTCCCACTACAGTCAATGGGTTTGGAGCGGTATTCCTGAGCCACACgtaaactagcggcaggacggatccgaggttccagagctctctgctgctattgtgaaaatagccttacttagcatttcttattagttctgagttgtttctgtaagggcccattcacaagtgctcaatttcataatttatttttctgaactgacttgaggacccattcatctctaagggggccgcacgatgtgcgtccCGTCTCCAGAAaagcggacccgcacttctgggtccacatttcagttctttaaaaaaaatgaacgaatatatttttgcactaaatataacttcatcttttatgatgtctgattagatattcatcattgttgtaataactattgttttgccatcacagcactttttatttagcaagtatgtatgtatgtatgtatgcaatgGATGGATAGAGAGAGACACGGCACTCACCAAAGGTCGTTGCTGGTTGCTTTTATTGCAAGTCGAGCGGCATGCTGCGCAGGCAGGAGAACGGGATGGCCACAATGTGtgtcggcggcgacggccgtttcgcgcaaagGTAGCGCTTCTTCAGGCCGGATATGACGTGCAGGTGCACAGGTAGACCTTTTTATAGGGAGGAATGCTGGGCATCACTGTGGTGATCCCGAACCTCCCCTGTGTGCAGCTGCAAAACAGATACaaacagagacacggagcattaatacAAGAAGTATCAATTAACAAGAAATGCACAAAATTAATGCAAGAACTAGAGTATTCATTCATAGATTAGGCGACAAGTTTCAGGAGCCGATTCAAGTATAAGGACGTTGATGCTTATCTAGATATCATATATACCTAGAAGGTAAAAGTGGGAAGGAGGCTATGTAGAAGATACTTGAGAAAAAGGGGGGAGGTGTGAATAAACAGCAATATTATTTGAGTATGACCTCTTAGGTGGCCGAAGAGCACTGTGGACTAGTTTGTCCCTTAAAGTGTGGCATTTCCTAAAGGTAATAAGCGGTTTGCTGGATGCTACTGTGCCCAAAGATGAATCATGCTTCAGAAGGTCCCAGTTGTTGTGTACTGCCCGTTTGATAATATCAGCTACGGGACTGTATTTAAAGACGAAGGCAAATTTTTCGTCTTTGTCGCCGCCTATGTTGTTTGCTAGGAGACTGGAACGAGGGCGAATAGCCGCTCGATGCAAAGCATCCATTACGTTCCTCCTTGGgtaacccctctccagcagcctaCCCACAAGTTGATGTGACTGCTTATAAAAGTCAGCGTCGGTGCTGTTGATCCTGACAAACTAGTCCACAGTGCTCTTCGGCCACCTAAGAGGTCTGACTGGTTGCAAAGTAGAATCCCCATAGGCAACCACAAATGTGGAACTTGCTCATTTTGCCATCTGAATTCTCAAGCAAAAAGTCTGTCTCTAGGGGGCGTCACACATAAAGTTACACAGTTCATCAACTGTCGTACCTCTTTCGTGGTATATGTCATCTCATGTAGTTGTAACATGTTCTACATTGGAAAAACAATTAGGCCAATGCTAGAACGGGTACGTGAGCATATTAATTCTATCCGTACCGGACGAGGCTCTCCCCGCTTAATTGAACATGTACGCACAACTCATAATGGTGATCCCTCTGGCCTCTCCTTTGCTGGCATTGAGGCTGTGGGACCCATCCTTCGGGGAGGTGATCGCCACTGCCTCTTGCTGCAAcgggaggccagatggatcatcAGGACTAATGCCATGGGACCGCATGGACTCAATGACAAGAATGACATGGCTGTCTTCTTGTGATCCTATTGTCCTGCCACCCACTTATCGTCGCTATCTCAATCATCATACTCAAATAATATTGCTGTTTATTCACACCTCCCCCCTTTTTCTCAAGTATCTTCTACATAGCCTCCTTCCCACTTTTACCTTCTAGGTATATATGATATCTAGATAAGCATCAACGTCCTTATACTTGAATCGGCTCCTGAAACTTGTCGCCAAATCTATGAATGAATACTCTAGTTCTTGCATTAATTTTGTGCATTTCTTGTTAATTGATACTTCTTgtattaatgctccgtgtctctgtttATATCTGTTTTGCAGCTGCACACAGGGGAGGTTCGGGATCACCACAGTGACGCCCAGCATTCCTCCCTATAAAAAGGTTTACCTGTGCACATGCACGTCATATCCGGCCTGAAGAAGCGCTACctttgcgcgaaacggccgtcgccgccgacgcacaTTGTGGCCATCCCGCTCCCCTGCCTGCGCAGCATGCCGCTCGACTTGCAATAAAAGCAACCAGCAACGACCTTTGGTGAGTGccgtgtctctctctctccatccATTGCTTATATCACTTACTACGCTGAGCACCACCACCTGCAAGGTCCCCACAGACGGCCGCTGTCTCTGGATCCGACACGGACGTTTATCTCAGGTGTACTTACGTAGTGCCGCTGAtcttttcctttccctgtctccctgtgccatgtatgtatgtatgggcagcaaagaaataccaagcACATGCGCATTGCATATACATTTTcctaccacacactgtataccacataCAAACACATAGTCTATTTATTAGAGTTTATGTCTTATTGGTCTGGAGAAAAACTAAAAATTTCttcctgccattatttgctggttcacttagcgttacccagggtgcaccacggggaggcgaaccagctgtacaccccataccgtaccgtcacttcactagacaagtACATATCAGCTCAGCTGGCCAATGTCCGATtgatcagaccccacccacaatcgcaatacaatccgatcttataacgtgaacattaaatataatatttacaccttctaacaaatactttttgctgtattttggatgatatttattaTTAATCCTTGTATTATTGTCCTCAATTGAGGTCAAGAATAGTCATATTATATTATTGCCATTGACGtgcggtcttcaaaatgcgtcacgcacattgccggtgtcctttttttttattttttgtgtgggtgGATAAGAAAAACACATTACGGACGTTTAAATTGAGCCTAAATCCAAacgttgtgtgattacagggcttCCAGTGCCAAAGGTCCGCCGCCGTCTAACCACGGCGGATTTCGATCTGGTTGAGGTCTCCGCGGAGGAGGAGGCTGAGCAGGCGGGCCCCTCCCACAGTCTTAGAGGTGCCACCAACCCACCTGATGAACCCGGACCCTCTGAAGGGCCGAAAACATCCGGCCCAGCTCCTGCTGAGGAGGATATCCCCACCCCAGCTCCTGAGGAAGAGGATCAGGCGTTGGTCACCACCccgcaccaggagggtaaatatgtgcaaacatcattgtaattatgtatacatcacatatttaGAAACATTAACCCTCAGTACCCAATGCCCATTTTTACTTTAacgctaattaaaaaaaattcttaaatattaaatggtatctatttttgtgctaataactttaaaacaagtTTACTTTTCACGGGCATAGTTCTATCTTATCattacacattgtacttcatgacagtggtaaaatttagtccAAATTTTAATTGCATCTTTGTTCAAAaagaaactaatctaaaaaaatattagaaataaaattatataatcaaaataaaaatatcacttgatgcTACAATATAGATTAATAGAGATTAAATAAATGTATAAGTTTACAATCGCCATATGCATATATCATGTTTAGATAATTTATTAACTGAAATATAATTCAATAACAGTTTGGTTATGCAGTCACTTTTTGTGGCCTACATAGTGTCAGCGAcaaataaataaccccatttcagaaaccacACACCCTCTATTTAATCCAAATTTATTCTATAAAGTCTGTTAACGATTTAATTGTCCAACGGTAAtctattaaaatgttaaaaaaatataaataatttgaaCAAATTATAAATTACAAACTATTTTATTTGAAAACATTGCAGTGTTTAAATCTTAAACGTATTACACAGAATATGTATATTTAAAAACAGTTGTGCACAAAACCCTTAACTTTGGTCGCACAGCaggctgatatgcatgggggtgatgtgacagactgatgggcttggttttcatgcgccatctgtgcgctttctgcagaagactgggtgggagataatgtgaacgtgctggatgcactgtcggccacccaattga
Coding sequences within it:
- the LOC121002362 gene encoding uncharacterized protein LOC121002362, whose amino-acid sequence is MVGTKFHDEENELLLTRMLKKGYDRTRKQAEKRAIIVGVVNVLKKKFGRSHDELQIVKKWSDLKRRHPDWVDEISRRVCPGLPVPKVRRRLTTADFDLVEVSAEEEAEQAGPSHSLRGATNPPDEPGPSEGPKTSGPAPAEEDIPTPAPEEEDQALVTTPHQEVIKKISAKIAQMKKRHGKIGELRAQIQKSQRMLQEFEGQYGEDLKELTSLQEQLQKLP